In a single window of the Xiphophorus couchianus chromosome 10, X_couchianus-1.0, whole genome shotgun sequence genome:
- the prph2a gene encoding peripherin-2a produces MALLVVKFDLKKRVKLAQTVWFMYWFAVLAGILVLSLGLFFKIELRKRSELMDNNESHFLPNVLIAMGLIACGINAFGGKVCYDSLDPTKFAKWKPMLKTFLVFCVGFNALLIVTSLLCFIMRIPLQFTLAEGLKNGMKYYKDTDTPGRCYMKRTLDLMQMEFRCCGNDNYRDWFEIQWVSNRYLDFSAKEVKDRIGSNVDGQYLMDGVPFSCCNPSSPRPCIQYQMTNNSAHYSYDHYTEELNVWRRGCRDALLSYYGGIMNTIGALVLLVTMLEVAVTIGLQYVDTSLSTLANPEDMESESEGFLLEKTVKETFTDIMAKMKTMGKGAKVEEGGEEGVATVS; encoded by the exons ATGGCTTTGTTGGTAGTCAAGTTTGATTTGAAGAAGCGAGTGAAGCTTGCTCAGACGGTCTGGTTTATGTACTGGTTTGCTGTACTGGCTGGTATTCTTGTGCTCAGCTTGGGCCTATTCTTCAAGATTGAGCTGCGAAAGCGCTCAGAACTTATGGACAACAATGAGAGCCACTTCTTGCCCAATGTGCTCATAGCTATGGGTCTTATAGCTTGTGGTATCAATGCCTTCGGAGGCAAAGTTTGCTATGACTCCTTGGACCCTACAAAGTTTGCAAAATGGAAACCAATGTTAAAGACCTTTTTGGTTTTCTGCGTGGGGTTCAATGCCCTCCTTATTGTCACCTCCCTGCTATGCTTTATAATGAGGATCCCTTTGCAGTTCACCCTGGCCGAGGGTCTGAAGAATGGCATGAAATACTACAAGGACACGGACACGCCAGGACGCTGCTACATGAAGAGGACCCTGGACCTGATGCAGATGGAGTTTCGCTGCTGTGGGAATGATAACTACAGGGATTGGTTTGAGATTCAGTGGGTCAGCAATCGATACCTGGACTTCAGCGCAAAGGAAGTCAAAGA TCGAATCGGGAGCAACGTGGATGGACAGTATTTGATGGACGGAGTCCCATTCAGCTGCTGCAACCCCAGCTCCCCCAGACCCTGCATCCAATACCAGATGACCAACAACTCCGCTCACTACAGCTATGACCACTACACCGAGGAGCTGAACGTGTGGAGACGTGGCTGTCGGGACGCCTTGCTGTCTTATTACGGAGGCATAATGAATACCATCGGAGCTCTAGTGCTGCTGGTCACTATGCTGGAG GTTGCTGTGACCATCGGCCTGCAGTACGTTGACACCTCCCTGTCCACGCTGGCCAACCCGGAGGACATGGAGAGCGAGAGCGAGGGCTTCCTCCTGGAGAAGACAGTGAAGGAGACATTCACTGACATCATGGCTAAAATGAAAACCATGGGGAAAGGGGCAAAGGTGGAGGAAGGGGGTGAGGAGGGCGTCGCTACTGTCAGCTGA
- the tbcc gene encoding tubulin-specific chaperone C produces MDATLETSEENGFYGRNAAAKLHERIEKRQQVLAEDVERRKEARQSQSVAEEKSEYFVSSFNAERAGIQELLSDCSGADPSTVTQKLEEATAKMTQLQKFLNDSMIFLSQYQIRVAQGALQKLQASLNETREEALPKKKFTFRSRTKAAEKVSDSPPPPSSETVSSGVTKVDEATISEQTGFSNISNESLTKTSEEIQSRDVLLTHLTNCKVRLYGSPSTLHLKHITACEVLCGPVATSVFVDHCSNSVLGFACQQLRTHNTTDTQVYLHVTSRAIIEDCRGVSFAPFCWSYPTLDQDFTASGLDQDRNNWSQVDDFNWLAAGTPSPNWTVIPEADRKTTWDP; encoded by the coding sequence ATGGACGCCACTCTGGAAACAAGTGAAGAAAATGGGTTTTATGGCAGAAATGCAGCCGCCAAACTACATGAGCGAATCGAGAAACGTCAGCAGGTGTTGGCAGAAGACGTTGAACGAAGAAAAGAGGCGAGACAGAGCCAATCGGTGGCTGAGGAGAAGAGTGAGTATTTTGTGAGCAGTTTTAACGCGGAGCGGGCGGGTATCCAGGAGCTTCTTTCCGACTGTTCTGGAGCTGACCCATCCACTGTGACCCAGAAACTGGAAGAGGCCACGGCCAAGATGACGCAGCTACAGAAATTTCTGAACGACAGCATGATATTTCTGAGCCAGTACCAAATAAGAGTAGCTCAGGGCGCTCTGCAGAAGCTCCAGGCATCTCTGAATGAGACCAGAGAGGAGGCCCTGCCCAAGAAAAAGTTCACATTTAGATCGAGAACCAAAGCTGCGGAGAAGGTCTCTgattctcctcctcctccttcatctGAGACTGTGAGTTCAGGTGTCACTAAAGTGGATGAAGCCACAATCTCAGAGCAGACTGGCTTCTCCAACATCAGCAACGAGTCTCTAACAAAGACATCAGAGGAGATCCAAAGCAGAGATGTGCTGCTGACTCACCTGACCAACTGCAAGGTTCGTCTGTATGGTTCTCCCAGCACCCTGCACCTGAAACACATCACAGCCTGTGAGGTTCTCTGTGGACCTGTAGCTACCTCTGTGTTCGTGGATCACTGTAGCAACAGTGTCCTAGGCTTCGCCTGCCAGCAGCTGAGGACCCACAACACCACCGACACCCAGGTGTACCTGCACGTCACCAGCCGGGCCATCATCGAGGACTGCCGAGGGGTGAGCTTTGCCCCGTTCTGCTGGTCTTATCCCACCCTGGACCAGGATTTTACTGCATCTGGCCTGGACCAGGACAGAAACAACTGGAGCCAGGTGGACGACTTCAACTGGCTGGCTGCTGGGACGCCGTCCCCAAACTGGACTGTTATTCCagaagcagacagaaaaacCACCTGGGACCCTTAA